Genomic segment of Kingella negevensis:
GCTGCCATTGCGCAAAAAATACGAAAAAGAATTACTGATTGTGATGCGCGTGTATTTTGAAAAACCACGCACCACAGTTGGCTGGAAAGGCTTGATTAACGACCCTCATTTGGATGGTAGCTTTGACATCAACTTTGGTTTGCGCCAAGCGCGTAAATTGCTGCTGGATTTGAACAACATGGGCATGCCAGCATCAACAGAATTTTTGGACATGATTACGCCACAATATTACGCCGACTTGATTTCATGGGGCGCAATCGGTGCGCGTACCACGGAAAGCCAAGTGCACCGCGAATTATCAAGCGGCTTGTCTTGCCCAGTCGGTTTCAAAAACGGCACGGACGGTAATCTGAAAATTGCGATTGACGCGATTGGCGCGGCTTCACATCCACACCATTTCTTGTCTGTAACCAAATCGGGGCATTCAGCGATTGTTCACACGACGGGCAACCCTGATTGCCACGTGATTTTGCGCGGCGGCAAAGAGCCAAACTACAGCGCAGAGCATGTTCAGGCTGCGGTTGAACAATTGAACAAAGCGGGTGTTACGCCAAAATTGATGGTGGATTTCAGCCATGCAAATAGCTGCAAAGACTACAAACGTCAAATGGAAGTGGCGCAAGATGTGGTAGCGCAAATCAAAAATGGCGAGCAAAACATTATGGGCGTGATGGTGGAAAGCCACTTGGTTGAAGGTCGCCAAGACAAGCCTGAAGTATATGGTCAAAGTATCACAGATGCTTGCATTGGTTGGGATACAACTGAAGAGATGTTGGCATTGTTGGCAGAAGCAAATAAAGTGCGTGTGTAACGCAGCCTGAAATATTTGCAAAAACCGTCATTTGGTAGGGACAGGGTTTATCCCTGTCCTTTTTCATGTTTCAGAAAAATTAAAATTTTCAGGCTGCATTTTGTTTACTGATTATCCATTGGCGAAGACAGCGCAGGAATATTGCTCACATATTTGCGGTGATACAACCGATGTTGCCCACGCCAAAGCAATGCAGCCTGAAAAACCAAATAAGGCTGACACGCCGCCACCACAAGCGAACG
This window contains:
- the aroG gene encoding 3-deoxy-7-phosphoheptulonate synthase AroG, which gives rise to MKTDDVRIHAVTELLPPIAHLYELPISEQASELVYNTRRQIADLVSGKDNRLLVIIGPCSIHDPKAAMEYAQRLLPLRKKYEKELLIVMRVYFEKPRTTVGWKGLINDPHLDGSFDINFGLRQARKLLLDLNNMGMPASTEFLDMITPQYYADLISWGAIGARTTESQVHRELSSGLSCPVGFKNGTDGNLKIAIDAIGAASHPHHFLSVTKSGHSAIVHTTGNPDCHVILRGGKEPNYSAEHVQAAVEQLNKAGVTPKLMVDFSHANSCKDYKRQMEVAQDVVAQIKNGEQNIMGVMVESHLVEGRQDKPEVYGQSITDACIGWDTTEEMLALLAEANKVRV